The following coding sequences lie in one Danio rerio strain Tuebingen ecotype United States chromosome 3, GRCz12tu, whole genome shotgun sequence genomic window:
- the LOC103909926 gene encoding NAD(P)(+)--arginine ADP-ribosyltransferase 2-like, producing the protein MIKGLLLIFVALEQDHRAFAAGSVYPLDKALNSVDAQYKDCKVKMANLVKTKYLKKELNSMPVYKKVWKAGEKKYVKKPVGPLTKNHLIALYVYTDSNLYKDFNSATRNGRKQYTQKTFKWYSLHFLLTEAVQILRKTQGCMKTYRGTSVEFTKNVLNKEIRFGSFASSSLDPNVAQSFGSVSCFEILTCHGAHVGPFSQFFYEKEVLIPPYEKFRVTAVRTKQYHFNLWCNTVYTLKSTGTKSDLNCAMTSKKAG; encoded by the exons ATGATTAAAGGTCTTCTTCTCATTTTTGTTGCTCTGGAACAG GATCACAGAGCATTTGCTGCAGGATCGGTTTATCCACTGGATAAAGCTCTGAATTCAGTCGATGCTCAATATAAAGACTGTAAAGTGAAAATGGCAAATCTGGTGAAGACCAAATATCTGAAGAAGGAGCTCAACAGCATGCCTGTATATAAAAAGGTTTGGAAGGCTGGTGAAAAAAAGTACGTTAAGAAGCCAGTGGGTCCCTTGACAAAGAATCATTTAATCGCTCTTTATGTGTACACCGATAGCAACCTATACAAGGATTTCAATTCTGCTACTCGTAACGGTAGAAAACAGTACACACAAAAGACATTCAAATGGTATTCGCTGCACTTCCTGTTAACAGAAGCCGTTCAGATTCTGAGGAAAACACAAGGCTGCATGAAGACGTATCGCGGCACTTCGGTTGAGTTTACTAAGAATGTTCTGAACAAAGAGATTCGTTTCGGCTCATTTGCGTCCTCGTCTCTCGATCCTAATGTAGCTCAAAGTTTTGGAAGTGTATCTTGTTTTGAAATTTTAACCTGTCATGGTGCTCATGTGGGACCgttttcacagtttttttatGAGAAAGAGGTGCTGATTCCTCCATACGAGAAGTTTCGAGTCACTGCTGTCCGGACCAAACAGTATCATTTTAATCTCTGGTGTAACACTGTTTACACCTTGAAGAGCACAGGAACAAAAAGCGACCTGAACTGTGCGATGACTTCCAAGAAAGCTGGGtga
- the LOC103909924 gene encoding NAD(P)(+)--arginine ADP-ribosyltransferase 2-like produces MMLLIVKALLILAALEQDHRAAAAAAAAAGKIFPLGMEHKSVDDQYNGCKGQMANLVKTKYLPNELKSNFKFKQYWQNSAKVVKYGKDHLTRDHLIAIHVYTGKYVYRQFNEDTRYGKNQYKHKKYKWHALHFLLTEALQILKKSHNKCFQTYRGTTANFNKHVLNKEIRFGQFTSSSLDPKITQGFGSKSCFEIITCESAELMKYSQYPYIKEVLIPPYEKFRVTAVRTKQNYKNLWCDTVYTLKSAGRTSYLNCELIKKH; encoded by the exons ATGATGCTGCTGATCGTTAAAGCTCTTCTCATTTTAGCAGCTCTAGAACAG GATCACAGagccgccgccgccgccgccgcaGCTGCTGGGAAGATATTTCCACTGGGGATGGAACACAAATCCGTCGACGATCAATATAATGGCTGCAAAGGACAAATGGCAAATCTGGTTAAGACCAAATATCTGCCAAATGAATTGAAAAGCAATTTTAAATTTAAGCAATACTGGCAAAACAGCGCAAAGGTTGTGAAGTATGGTAAAGACCACTTAACTAGAGACCATTTAATCGCCATTCACGTGTACACTGGCAAATATGTGTATCGTCAGTTTAACGAAGATACGCGTTACGGCAAAAACCAATACAAGCACAAGAAATACAAGTGGCATGCGCTGCACTTCCTGTTGACCGAAGCGTTGCAGATTCTGAAGAAGTCACACAATAAATGCTTTCAAACCTACCGCGGTACTACGGCTAATTTTAATAAGCATGTTCTGAATAAAGAGATCCGCTTTGGTCAGTTTACGTCCTCCTCTCTTGATCCGAAAATAACACAAGGCTTTGGATCGAAGTCCTGTTTTGAAATTATAACTTGTGAAAGCGCCGAGCTGATGAAATATTCTCAGTATCCTTACATTAAAGAGGTGCTGATTCCTCCATATGAGAAGTTTCGGGTCACCGCTGTCCGGACCAAACAGAATTATAAAAATCTGTGGTGCGACACGGTGTACACTTTGAAGAGCGCTGGAAGAACAAGTTATCTGAACTGTGAACTGATcaagaaacattaa